DNA from Brassica napus cultivar Da-Ae chromosome C4, Da-Ae, whole genome shotgun sequence:
CTctgtttttgtgtgtttcagTGTGTCGGTTCAGTTTATTTCTATTGCTTGGTTTCGTCCAGTTGATTTCTGGGTTTAGGACCTTGGCCTTAAATCTTGGGGCTCATTTATCCTTTGACGTATTAAGTTTCTACATCTTCACTTGATGAATAACTTATATTAATCTTCTAATGTGTGTTGTTACTAACTTGGAAGAAAGGATGTACATTCTCTGGTCCAACTTTGTCTTTTGATTTAGGAACCTCTGTCTAGATTTTACCAACCAATTAGACCAAGTCTTACGCTGCACACAGATAAGAGTTTGCATCATTGTAGAAATGTACCTACAATGTATTATTATGCTAACTTGCCTTATCGCAGTTATAATTTATGATTGTATTTGTTTCAGGCACTAGGTGGTGATCATTTTTCAACATGAACAACCCACATCCTGATGATGATCATGTAAGCCACTTcttaaatttagttatttttatctTGAAACAAAAGAACCgagtaaatttatatttttctttgatcttcttctcAAACTTTAGGAGGACACAACTGTTGCCGGATTTGAAGTACCAGTATCGCCGGTTTCAAGTTACAACAATGTGTATTCCGCAACCGAAGACGAGACAAGAGACCCACCAGCTGTACCGCCGCATCTTCAACACTCTCTGTTAGGCCATACAGGTAGCACGGAATTGCCTTGTGCACCACAGAGTGTCGTCCTGAACCATCTCTATATCGAAAATCGAGACCCCCCAAGATCCGTTGTAGCACTTGGTTTCTCGCATCGGTTCAGGTCTAAGTATGTCACTGTGGTGATATACAAGCCGGTCCAAAGAAGAGGAAACGCCAATGTTTGATGATGATGCCTCTTCTTAATATAGTGTTGGGATCTCTTGCTTCTGTATGGATTCAGTTCGGTATATACAAAAACCAGCTGGTCCGAACTAAATTTCTTCCTATCAGTTTAGGGAATTCGATTGAAATCATCTGTGTAGACGTTTATATAAAATCTACCTGCATTGTTTGTAATAACTCGCTTTTGGTTTGGTTGTTTAACCGAATCCACATACATCTCTCTTGAAGATATGCATTTAatcatgtttaaaattaaaagttccACTAATCATTCACATACTTCTTTTTCCAATAACTTGCGACTTAGAAACTGGACTTGGGCAAATTGGAAAGTCTTTGGGATCATTGGATAATTGtccaaagaaacaaaattatCGAATTTGGATTTGTAAAATGCTAATAGTGGGAGATGAAACTGATATTACATTATAATTAAATAGAAGAAAAAGTTAAACAGACCATACAGGAGATGGGGTTTAGGGTTGGTCCAGGGCACTGTCCTTTGATCCCACTTGTCACGTGGCAAGGAGTGTCCGTCCCTTTGGTGCACTTTTATTGAAACCACCACGAGGTGTCACGTGGGTATATCGCTCCATCCCCACCTCATGGGAGCCACATCATCAACCTGTTTTCCTCCCATCTAGTTTTCTTTCTTTAGTCAAAATTTCGGGGGAATTTTGTGGGTAGCCCAATTTGACCAATTAATTTACTTGAATAATCTTTTAttacttttgataaaaaaaaaaaaaattcttttttagtAGCTAtgtttatgtttcttttctGACAAATTTTCCTAAAGTTTGAAGGGTTGAAAGTTTGTTTGAAATGTTTAGGTAAAGTTGGCTAAAAAATCAGAAGTGTTCGATTGAACACGTCATCAGCACCTCTGGACATCAACTTGTTCACAAGATCTACACCTATTTACGTCAAACTGTACGGACTTGGGGTCTCTTTCAGGTGGTCTGGGCTTAATGCGAATCTCCCCTatagatacttttttttttggtgcaaatgttaaaatttataccaagGATTTTTGTTTTACATGAGTTGTGCTAAACCACTTATTACAAGATAGAAACCAGATACAGAGAGGAGCAAAATAACAAAGCTAAGGAGGATGATTGAGTGAAAAGTAAACCTGCAACAGCGAGTAATGAGTGCTGGACAGCGACTGCGACGGATTTGAGACGAGGCGGTCCCTGAGAAGGCGGTCTACCTGAGTAACCACACCAGCTACGGAGACAGAAGAGCCTGCAAAGATCCGGGAGTTTCCCTCCTTCCATAGGCAATAAACAATGCTCTGCATCAGCAGCTTTAGAACAACCGAAAGGCCAGTAGAGGAAACAACTTGCGGCAAGGCCAAGAGATCAGCAACTGACAGCAAAGAAGAAGGGATCGGAAGATTGGTTCTTCTGCAAAAACACTTTTCTCCCCTATAGATACTTTCTAATATCATCGTCGACAAACACTTTTCTTAATCTCGTGTTCCACAATAAATGTCATACCATGCGCATATCCACTAGACAAAATCATGTTCGTAAATGCGCTCGGCGCTTAGCGAATTAATCGTTGATTAATCAAAGATTAGTTCTaaaaattcttataaaaaaactgataaacgtataaaatataaataaatgtatgGGATAATGAATTGATATATACTATCGTACGATCGGGTGGAAATCAAACAAGGTAAGTAATTCATTGTTCCACGTACGGTTCAATTCCACACAAGTAGCTTTTGTTTTTTACTCATGAATAACATAATCGTAAATAACATCATCTTCTTACCTAATTTTTTTAGGGTTACGACTGTTAACGTCTACAGAAAATTAAagttcttaaataaaaaaactcgaGCACACCACAAACACATGCAAACACAAACGAAACACGATGAACACA
Protein-coding regions in this window:
- the LOC106396634 gene encoding SNF1-related protein kinase regulatory subunit beta-3, whose protein sequence is MNNPHPDDDHEDTTVAGFEVPVSPVSSYNNVYSATEDETRDPPAVPPHLQHSLLGHTGSTELPCAPQSVVLNHLYIENRDPPRSVVALGFSHRFRSKYVTVVIYKPVQRRGNANV